The genomic stretch AAAGGTTATTGCGGCCGACATCAGCGCCGAACGCCTTGATGCCCTGGTGAATGAACATCCCACCTTGGAGCTGCTGCCCGTGGCGGGCGACATCACCAGCGAAGAGGTGGTGGCTAAGGTCGTTGCTGCTACGCAAGGCACCGTTCACGGCCTGGCCAACGTCGCTGGCATCATGGACAAGTTTGAACCGATCCACGAGGTCCAGGACTCCACCTGGGAACGTGTCTTCAACGTCAATGTCACCTCCATCCTGCGCCTGAGCCGTGCGGTCGTCCCGCTCATGCTCGCGGCGGGCACCGGTTCGGTGGTGAACATCGCTTCGGAGGCAGGGATCCGCGGTTCGGCGGCGGGCGTGGCCTACACCGCCTCAAAACACGCGGTCGTTGGTATCACC from Paeniglutamicibacter sp. Y32M11 encodes the following:
- a CDS encoding SDR family NAD(P)-dependent oxidoreductase → MSTETTWQEQITPGRFAGKTIIVTGAGSGIGQATALRIAKEGGKVIAADISAERLDALVNEHPTLELLPVAGDITSEEVVAKVVAATQGTVHGLANVAGIMDKFEPIHEVQDSTWERVFNVNVTSILRLSRAVVPLMLAAGTGSVVNIASEAGIRGSAAGVAYTASKHAVVGITKNSAVMYAKAGLRFNAVAPGATITNIEAPMDSVHAQQVLGPIMGTIIPTPVAANELAASITFLLSDDGTNLNGVILPSDGGWSAI